The Arthrobacter zhaoxinii sequence CCCAGTTGGCCGCGCTGCGCCAGGTCCGCCGCGGCGTCGTAAACCGCACCGGGGGGCGGGAGCTGGACGGCGCTGAAGATCCCGGCGGTGGCGGCGAGCTGCCAGGCCGCAAGCAGTGCCAGGGGAACCAGAAGACCCAGTCCGAGCCGGAAAAACCGGTTGTTCAGGCTGAAGCCGGCCTTCGGGGCAGGAGGCTGGAGGGCCGAAGCGTCCTGCTCGGAGGTATGGATGGGAGTGCTCATGCTCCCGCGTCCTCTGCGTTCCTGACGTAGGAGTCGTCCAGCAGGCTGTCGAGGGCCTCGTCAATCTGCTCCTGGCTGGCCACGTCTCCGGTCTCCACCAGGGTGGGACCGATCTTCGTTAGGACGCTGCGCTGCGCCTCGCCGGGTGCGGGGTCCACGTCCAGGTTGCTGCGCTCCGTGATCACTGTCTTGGCGACGGCGGGGTCCAGTCCGGCGACGTCGGCGAGGATCTGGGCGGTGTCGTCCGGATTGGCTGCAGCCCAGGCACGGGCCTTTTCGTACGCATTGACTACTGCCTGCGCCTGCTCGGGATCTTCTGACAGGAAGGATTCGTTGGCGGCCAGGAGGCCGTAGGTGTTGAAGTCCAGGTTGCGGTAGGCCAGCCGGGCACCGTGCTGTTCGGCGTCGGCCATGATCGGGTCCAGCCCGGCCCAGGCATCCACGGAACCGTTCTCGAGGGCGGTCCGGCCGTCGGCGTGCTGCAGCTGTTCCACGGTGACATCGGAGAGGCTCAGCCCGGCTTCATCCAGGGCCTGGACCAGGAAGAAGTACGGATCCGTGCCCTTGGTTGCGGCCACCGACTTGCCCGCGAGATCTGCCACCGACTCGATCCCGGAATCGGCGCCGACCACCAGGGCCGACCATTCGGGCTGGGAGAACACATCGATGGCCTTGATCGGTGAGCCGTTGGCCCGGTTGAGCAGTGCGGCGGAACCCGCAGTGGAGCCGACGTCGATGGCGCCGGACCGCAGGTTTTCATTGGCCTTGTTGGAGCCGGCGGACTGGACCCATTCCACTGTGACGCCGTCATCGGCCAGCTCTTCCTCCAGCCAGCCCTGGTCCTTGATGATGAGGCTCAACGGGTTATAGGTGGCGAAGTCGAGCGTCAGGGTTCCGCCGTCGGCCTCCTGGACCGCTGAGGTCCCGGTGGAATCCTCCCCGGCAACACAGCCGGCGAGGGCTAGGCCGGCCACAGCGACGACGGCGGCAAAGGTGCTGCGGGGCTTGCGGGGCTGGGAATAAGGCTGGAAAGAACGGCTGTTCATGAGGGGTCCTTAGGGAAACAGGGCGCGTAAGGGCGCAGGCTGATGGCGGTAAGTCGGAGGCAGCACGGCGCTGCTGAGGGGAGCGCAGTGCCGGGAGGTAAGGGGAGGAGCTAGTGGCGCTCGACGCCCAGCAGGGCAAGGAGGTCGCCGCGCATTTGGGCCAGCTCCGCCGAGGCGCGGTCCCGCGGTCGG is a genomic window containing:
- a CDS encoding aliphatic sulfonate ABC transporter substrate-binding protein, producing the protein MNSRSFQPYSQPRKPRSTFAAVVAVAGLALAGCVAGEDSTGTSAVQEADGGTLTLDFATYNPLSLIIKDQGWLEEELADDGVTVEWVQSAGSNKANENLRSGAIDVGSTAGSAALLNRANGSPIKAIDVFSQPEWSALVVGADSGIESVADLAGKSVAATKGTDPYFFLVQALDEAGLSLSDVTVEQLQHADGRTALENGSVDAWAGLDPIMADAEQHGARLAYRNLDFNTYGLLAANESFLSEDPEQAQAVVNAYEKARAWAAANPDDTAQILADVAGLDPAVAKTVITERSNLDVDPAPGEAQRSVLTKIGPTLVETGDVASQEQIDEALDSLLDDSYVRNAEDAGA